The Pseudomonadota bacterium genome window below encodes:
- a CDS encoding glycosyltransferase family 9 protein, with amino-acid sequence MRILFISNSRIGDFILTTGLLDHLLETYPQAAITVVCGAICVPLLAEVPRIERVIVLRKKSFSRHWIGLWRQVIGTRWDLVIDLRNTAVSRLLRARQVRRLRRLPGSLHRVEEINQVFGLPGSAMPRLWLGPKQRDFAARLIPDGPPVIAFGPGSTHRHKQWPAERFAELALRLTASDGPFPGARVAVMGVPVERDAALPLLQAIPGCLDLIDSVPILEAAAVLERCALYIGNDNGQMHLAAATGIPVLGLFGPTPAQVYRPWGKRAAFVQSDQSCEELAPLFDEAVRTGTCLMTGLSVDKVLAAVRDLVKASQ; translated from the coding sequence GTGAGGATCCTGTTCATCAGCAACAGCCGGATCGGGGATTTTATCCTGACCACCGGCCTGCTGGACCACCTTCTGGAAACGTACCCACAGGCCGCGATCACCGTTGTCTGCGGGGCCATCTGTGTGCCGCTTCTGGCGGAAGTTCCCCGTATCGAGCGGGTCATCGTCCTGCGGAAAAAGAGCTTCAGCCGGCACTGGATCGGCCTGTGGCGCCAGGTCATCGGGACCCGCTGGGATCTGGTCATTGACCTGAGAAACACGGCCGTATCCCGCCTGCTACGGGCCCGGCAGGTCCGTCGCCTGCGCCGTCTTCCCGGTTCCCTGCACCGGGTGGAGGAGATCAACCAGGTTTTCGGCCTTCCCGGCTCTGCCATGCCCCGGCTATGGCTGGGGCCGAAACAGCGGGATTTTGCCGCGCGCCTGATCCCTGACGGGCCGCCGGTGATTGCCTTCGGTCCGGGCTCAACACACCGGCACAAGCAGTGGCCGGCGGAACGTTTTGCCGAACTGGCCCTGCGCCTGACAGCCAGCGACGGCCCGTTTCCCGGCGCCCGCGTGGCCGTGATGGGGGTGCCGGTCGAGCGGGATGCGGCCCTGCCTTTGCTGCAGGCCATTCCGGGATGCCTTGACCTGATAGACAGCGTGCCGATCCTGGAAGCGGCGGCGGTGCTGGAGCGGTGCGCCCTGTACATCGGCAACGACAACGGCCAGATGCACCTGGCAGCGGCCACCGGCATCCCGGTGCTGGGTCTGTTTGGCCCCACGCCGGCGCAGGTCTATCGCCCCTGGGGCAAGCGGGCTGCCTTCGTCCAGTCCGACCAGTCGTGCGAGGAACTGGCGCCCCTGTTCGACGAAGCCGTCAGGACCGGAACCTGCCTGATGACCGGCCTGTCCGTGGACAAGGTTCTGGCGGCTGTCCGCGATCTGGTAAAAGCGTCACAGTGA
- a CDS encoding response regulator transcription factor, which translates to MKILIGDDHLLFREGLRRLLETLGPDITFREAGTFGEMQEEARSGTHFDLALMDLQMPGWPGFQGVAEIKKSLGKAPLIVVSASETREHIRLALEAGASGYIPKSSSVKVMLGAVNLVFSGGVYVPSVALQDQEGGGQGMLSAGPAAAESDGMELLTPRQRDVLRCLKEGKSNKQIAYELNLSEGTVKIHATAIFRTLGVRNRTQAVIAASEMGRRETGSL; encoded by the coding sequence TCGCCGCCTTCTGGAGACACTGGGCCCTGATATCACTTTCCGCGAGGCCGGAACATTCGGTGAAATGCAGGAAGAGGCCAGGTCCGGCACGCATTTCGATCTGGCGCTGATGGACCTGCAGATGCCCGGCTGGCCAGGCTTCCAGGGTGTAGCGGAGATCAAGAAAAGCCTGGGCAAGGCCCCGCTGATCGTCGTGTCCGCCTCGGAAACCCGCGAGCACATCCGCCTGGCGCTGGAGGCCGGAGCCTCGGGCTACATCCCCAAATCGTCCAGCGTCAAGGTCATGCTGGGCGCCGTGAATCTGGTGTTCTCGGGCGGGGTCTATGTGCCCAGCGTGGCCCTGCAGGACCAGGAGGGCGGTGGCCAGGGCATGCTGTCCGCCGGACCTGCAGCAGCAGAGTCGGACGGAATGGAGCTTCTGACGCCGCGGCAGCGGGACGTGCTGCGCTGCCTGAAGGAAGGCAAGTCCAACAAGCAGATCGCCTACGAGCTGAACCTGTCCGAGGGCACGGTCAAGATCCATGCCACGGCCATTTTCCGCACCCTGGGTGTGCGCAACCGCACCCAGGCCGTCATCGCCGCCAGCGAGATGGGCCGCAGGGAAACCGGGTCACTGTGA